The DNA sequence GTAAGATAACCTTTTCATGTACTAATTGTATGTTAAAAATTtggattattaatattattaatattttttattattttcaatttttaaaaaaaaatatatatctcgtttacagtgtaaaccaGATAGCGTTTACCTGTTTTATCTCATTTGAATGTAAATAAAATACATGCAGAATTATCTCATTTAtagtataaattaaataagagaaatatttattttaataaatattttttaaattatttatttcaataattattacatttatttaatttataaaaataaaaaattcttaataTTGGATTGTTTTTTGTTTATATTGGTgtaccataaaaaaaaaaaaaccctaatttccTAACGGCACCCCATCCCGAACCTGATGTCAGTCCCTCCCAAGTCCCAACTGAGTACAGCTACACTCACTCTCAAGTCTCCTCTCTACCTCACTCCGCCGTGTCGTGTGCTTCGACTGCGTCTCTGTCGTCCGTCGTGGCTCCCCTGCGTCTGTCTGTGTCATCCGAAGCTCTGCGTGCGGCCTCCTCTCCTCTACGGCCAACTCTCCTCGCCGGTGGCCTGCCTCTGCAACGGTGCTGTAACCCTAAGTCCCCAGCCCGCCCCTGTCTGCTTCTGCAGTGAGTGTAGGTGAGCTTTCAATTCTTTTCACTAAACGAAATCATTTTCAGTTCTCTAATAGTTTAAGAAATGTTTTAAATCATGTTTttttaagtatataattttttaatatcatattGAATCCTCCTTTAGGACCTGAAGTTTTGTCTTACTTGATTCAAGAATATCACTTACTTAGGCGTGGCATTTGTTCTTGAGTAATTTTATATACTTGATTTGTTCAGTTTTAATGTAGGTTTGGATAATGGCGTTTAGGGGTTTTATGGCTTAAAGACAAGTTGAGACTAAACTAGGAAGTGAGGGTTGACAGTTGGGAAAAAACTGAgacagaggagaagaagaagagagaaatgcTGTATATAATCGGATTAGGATTGGGAGATGAGAGAGACATAACGATGAGGGGTTTGGAAGCAGTGAAGAGCTGCGAAAAGGTTTACATGGAAGCCTACACTTCCCTCCTCTCATTTGGGCTCGACTCTCATGGCCTCTCCAACCTGGAAAAGCTGTATGGGAAATCGATAACTCTAGCAGACAGAGAGATGGTGGAAGAGAAAGCCCATCACATTCTTGAAGAAGCTCGCCACTCCCATGTTGCCTTCCTCGTTGTTGGGGACCCTTTTGGGGCTACGACCCACACTGACCTTGTTGTTAGAGCTAAGAAGATGGGGATTCATGTCCAGATTGTGCACAATGCCTCCGTCTTGAATGCTATTGGCATCTGCGGTCTCCAACTCTATCGCTATGGCCAAACTGTTTCCATTCCATTCTTCACCGACTCTTGGAGGCCCGATAGCTTCTACGAAAAGATTCACAGTAATCGAACCATGGGACTCCACACACTTTGCTTGTTAGGTCTCACTCACCTACTCTCTTACTTTCTCTGCTATTTCTTTGTGTTGACAAATTCTACTTCgattttttcaaatttgatggGTTCACTGCAGATATTCGTGTGAAGGAGCCCACCCTCGAATCTTTGGcaaggtttggtttggtttggtttggtttggtttggtttggtttgctCAACTTCTTCCTCTTGGTTTTATTCAttgttgatgcatttttttttttcagagggAGAAAAACCTATGAACCCCCCAGATATATGACCATAAACACAGCTATTGAGCAGCTCTTGGAGGTTGTGCAAGAGCACCAACAACCTGGTCAGTTCAATATTCTCCCTCAATCATAAATGCTATGCTTCTTCATTGGACTATAATTAATTCTTTGGCATGGTAAaatgtttttattgatttttgATATGTTGTTACGCGCTGATGGTTAAGAACCGATCTTCTTTACTATCAGAGTTGTAGAATTCCCTTTGATATCGTCATAAGAAATATTATTAACAAGCTAAATACAACTTTTCCCTCTCTTTGGCATGCAGCCTACACTGAAGATACCCAGTGTGTTGGGTTTGCTCGGCTTGGAAGTGACGATCAGACGATTGTAGCTGGAACAATGAGGCAACTGCAGATGGTTGATTTTGGAGCACCTTTACACTGCCTTGTCATAACAGGCAATACCCATCCATTAGAGGAAGAAATGCTCGAGTTTTACAGATGTAGGACCTAGTTACAACTTACAAGGTTGCAGGAACATTTGAATTTTgcaaatctgaatttttgttagTGTAGAGTTTCTACAGTCGAAGTTTATGTGGAATTTGAATTCATTACAGGCTAAAGAATTAGACACTtggatttttgtttttttctcagTTTAGGCTTCTAAATGAACTCATGGATACAATCGGAGATGGTTGGTTCAATTGTTTTTAAGTACAGGGTTTAAAAGCTAAATTGACTTGAGGTTTTAATACATTTTTATATGGGTCATTCGATATGACTATACTACGGTGGGTCAATGGCTACGATAGCTATAATGTTTAAAAAAGTATTGTTAAAGTTGAAGTAACATCTTTTTATTAAGCGCTTTTAAAAATGTTGCTTAAAAAAGTGCtatgatgtaaaaaaaaattgacttcaATTTCAATAGCATTTGCATAGCAATTATAGTCATTGTCAAATATTAGAATTCACCTTTTTATATAGCATAGATCTCATATCAATACTGAGAGATTGAAACTTTGTCACTGATTAATTTCCTGTTGAAGAAAAGTTCAAATAGTTATTTCAATTTTTCTATCTTTAGAACGCATTAGAATTAAAattcatttgaaacaaaaatgaTTGCAAATCTCGTTTGTTTATTGAAATGTTTAAACCCATATAAATTCAAGCTAAAATTAACTGAGTACTGATCACACTTCAAAGCTCAAGGCCTCGAGCATTAGTTTATAGGCAAATGTTAAGTATGTAACACAATGTtggtaagaataataataatggaaTCATATCCACAAGATATGGACAATGTTACTATGCTTAAATACAAATAAAGCTGGCCTAAATCTAAAGGAAGGCACTCTTAGTCTTACCACACTTCCCTTGTAACCATGTCAGACGTATCTTATCGCATTTCAAAGAAATGAAGGTCTCCCTTAAATTAGGGTCTTCAAAAAGGTCCAATGCAGAAAAGTAGAGAAGTTGATCAATGCCTTGTATCTCATCCAAAGCCCCAATACAGTTAGTTATGGAGAATCTATCATCATTTTCAGTTGGAACAATTGTACTTAACCTTGAAGCAGCAACCATCTCTAGCAAGGCTTCCGCCATAGCATCACAGCTGTCTTGATCCAGATTAGGAATTAGCGCCTCAGATGGACGTTTCTCCTTCCTAGCTAAcgaattcttagttattttctctACAGTTGAGGTGTTACCTTGTAATGACTTCATTGACAATGGGTTCTGATAATGTGAAACCCTAGCTTCTGGACATGAAATTGAGCCGGCAGCATCAATCCCAACATACTTGTTAAACTCTTCGTAGTGACTAGATTGGGCATATTTCCCATCTACAGCTGAATCTGTGAATATTGTGCAGAGTTTCTCGTATATTGGATAATCTTTCACTTTAACTGTTTCAGGACTAGGTTGTACCTATAGACAAAACCTATCAAAATTTCATAATGAAAATAGAGACAAATAACAGGAATGCTATTTTTAATAGATTATTTTACCACAGTTCAAGGCCTATGCAACAGGAATCATCTATCCCATAGTCATTATTTTGATCATATGCAGATTTCAAATGGTAGAAGCGTGTTCGAAGAACATCTAGATGCTTCCTCAACTGATTATTGTTGAAGTTGATATCTGTTTGCTTATTAAATTCATCACGAATGTGATTCCATGTTTTCTTGTCAAAAACGTTGTTTGGTCTGTTCCCTAGTTGAATCTGCTTGACAACCAAATCTACAAATATCTTGTCAAGGGATGCAGTCCATCTTGTCCTTGAACGCTCTTGCTTGGGTTGATTACCAACTTCAACGCCCATCTACACCTATTGAAATGTTCATAAACCAACACTTAGTTTAATAAAATTCTTATGGAAAACACGCTTTCTTGAAAGCTTGCCCAAATTGCACCATACCTTACCCGTTGTGGATCAggttggcaaccctacccgaccGAGTGAAGTCGGGTTAGGTACTCGCAGGTAGGGTGCATGTTGCCACCCCTACCCGGCTACCCCCTCCTCTAAGGTTTTACATGGTTAAGTTAACCAAAACGCCAAATCtgtttttggttaaccaaaaatttAGTTTAGGTATATTAACTAAATTGGTTTACTTGATCAAATTAGTTATTAACcggttataaaattaaaaatcaatttttaatcgattataaagataaaactaattataaaaaataatcggTTTTTGCAAAGAAAAATTggttttttcacaaaaaaaaaaaaaactggttttTGCAGAAAACTTGTTTTTTCACAAAAAATCtggtttttaaacaaaaaaaaataattttctatagagaaactttttttttttcaaattgaattttttagcctaaaaattgattcttctttttaaaaaactagatttttttttttaaaccgaATTATGCAAAATAACAAAGATTCAAACAGTAAATAGAAATAGTAATTAAATGCAGAACAAACATATCAGTCAAGGCATAGAGTAAATTAAGGAGATAAcaagaaaatacaaaacagaagcATCTCAAAATTAAGTACAAAACAGAAGCATCTCAAAATTAAGGCATCAATGTAATCAATTATTAAGGCACCAATACAAAGGATAAGCTTTTAAGTCTTAAGGTTATTTAGTAACAATTGCATTGCATACAACGTCTTAACCCTGCTTGTCACAATTCACAAACAGGGATATACTTTGCTGGTGTtaagcaaaataaatatatagaaaTTAGGCAGCAatcatatatatagaaaaaagtgTCAATAATTCATAAATGAACCTAGACGTTATTAGAaagcaaaataattaaaaaatgttgTTACTCCTAAttataacaattaacaaatttcCTAATCACTCGATACAATACAGATTGAGGAACTTAAAACAGAGATGAAACAACATTACTtcaaattaaaagtgaaaacaaaagtAGTAATAAGCAGTAAGCACAACTTGATAAAGGAAAATCTCAGCTTCTTTTCTGTTTTAAGCAACACAACAAACTTAAATTCTGTGATAAAGGCTTCTTGTTGAGAAAATCCCAGCTTATTTCCAACCATTTTCAATCTCGCAACATTTGAACAAATTAAACAAGATGCTAAGTGTGTGTGATTTGTTTAAAACATCAATACAATCAGCATGTGTGTGATTTAACAATAACATGAATTCATAACAGGCTTAGCATCATTAACAAAACTTGCAGTAAATTCCAAAACTTTTCAACAAACAACTGAGGCCCATGAGTTAGAAATAAGAACCAAGGAAAAGGAATAAAAATCAAACAATATGATCATATTAGCATGAAATATTTCTTAAAAGAAGCGGTATAAATAATCATCTAACCCAATAATCTAAACAGATTCACAGTCACATAACCTACTATCTAATATGTAAATCTAATCATCAATTTATCTAATTAGCATCAACTTAACATAAACAACTTATCTATatctaaattaaaactaataaactaagcataaaaatcaataaataataaCTGGGAAAAAAAAACTCACCTACAGAAGCAGCAGAGTAAGCGACGAAGCAGCTTCGGAGCTTCAGCCTGAAGTGGAGGGGAAGCACGAGCACAGCCTGCAGCGGAGCGGAAACAAACGATGCATTTGGAGGATGCAGAGTGGGCGGAGCACACAGCACGGAGGAGCAAAGACGGAGGAAGGAAAGCAAAGACTGGCGGCGCGGAGGAAGGAAAGGCAAGTCAGCGATGAGCTCCAGCTAGCACATAAGAGAATGGAAAAACCATGGAGAACCAACGAATACGGCGTGTTTGACTCTGAGGAGAGTGAAGTAAAAATGGCAAAGGTTCTCAAAATCGGACCAGATATCAAACCCTTCCAGTTATTAATTCATTAGTTTATTGGTCTAATGATTTTATTATGGTTCAACTTAAATAActgttttataataataataataaataaaatataaataagcacactaaaatataattataatttaatacaaACCTTAAAATGCCAtctaaatttaaaacactacatcaACCAAAATCTTGTGAATTTATAAACTCAATTCAATGAATTAACATAATAATTTCATTCTATCTTTAGATTTTTATTAATGttcatattaaaataattttttttatttattttttgtagaagtTTTTTGTGTGTGTTACAGCTAAAACCTAGCCATAGTCAGGCTTGGAGACTGCTTCCGAGAATCCCAGttaattctaatttatttgaattaaaaaaaaagagatttgtCCCTCTTTTAATTGATTAGTTAGGTTGGTCCCCTTACAACACGCGAACGTTCTAATTTGTAGAAAccgtatgtttatatatatatatagaccctAAAAGATCTAATCATGTGTGTAATAATAGCATTGTAGTAGCAGTGGGTATAATTTAATAGTAAATGTGCGATTTATTCTACAGATCCCCTAAAAGTTAAGGAATCCTACCCTCCTTCGGTTTATATCtcgataaaaaattttatgtcttatttaaaggaattttgaatcctttattcctctcaataaaaaatttaagaaataatTTAAATTACCGTAATTTATATTTAAGATGAATCAATTCTCAATTGACAAATTGAATTCTAACATTACGAAGCATAAGTTTTTAAaactggattgttgtgcttttcTTTATCGAACACTGATGAGCTGACGAAGAGCCGCAGACGACGGGAAGCTGACAACGAACATGACGGACGGACGATGGGCGACAGGACCTGGAGACGTTGGCGTGGGCAAACGAGGGGAGGGCCTTTGACTCGAGTACAACGAACTAGGAGGATTAGCAAATGACCACAATGAACGAGGCCACAACTGTGAGACGAACGGCGGCGCGATAGAGGCTAGgttttcaaggaagagttgagaTGGAAGAGCTTTGAGTCTGCATGAgtgaaaagggagagagagagactgGTAGTAGTTTCTGTGTTTCTAAATTCAGAAAcctcttttttttaatgtaacTGCAAAACGGTACCATTTAAAATAAACTGGCCGGATTCAAATCCCGTTCAATCAACTGATTTAacaattttaaaacaattttttcacCAACGATTTTTCTCCTATGACCGAACCAGTACTGTCATTGATTTTTCGCCGAAGCGTAATCCTTGAATATCCTATAACCTATATGACAAACTCCTATCAACCCTGCAGCAACTCAGTTCAAGGTAAGTTTCAAGAATTCGCAGGGTATTAATATTCGCTCGTCACCATATGATTGTGTTGATCACCTTAAGTGCTGAACCAAATGAGAATTTGTGACGCACAATATTCGCTCGTCACCATATGATTGTGTTGATCACCTTAAGTGCTGAACCAAATGAGAGAATTTGTGACAGCACATGTAAATACAAAGATAGAGAAGGCATTCCAACTGTATGCTGTGGTTGGTGTCTGTTGACTCTTAGTTCTCAAATTAGTATCTCCCGAAACTATTATGTAAGAGTGGCAATGGTAGGGTTTGGAACCaatcctaaccctacccgcagGTTGAGAATattccaaccctaaccctacctgcTCTTAACCCGACTCTACCCGCGGATTACAAAAAAgatgcaacattattatataacttgataatttaaaatagaactaacttttatgttaaaaaaagatattaaattatcaattaattatcttttaatgaCTAAGGATCTTTTGTATTTAGTAAGAAGTTTTTTGTTCAATATCCacttgaaacatatttttatataagtatatttaTATAAGATGCGGATTGGTCGGATAGGGTTGAAGttcaacccgcaccctacccgacccgcacgagaaccctacccgcaccctaccctaccTGCTACGGATCGGGTTGTCAACCCTACCCAACCGGGTGGAGTCAGGTTGGATACCCGCAGGTAGGGTACATGTTGCCACCCCTACTATTAGGAGCAAAAGATTGAAAGCTTACCAATGAAAAATAATATGCATTAGAGATATGACAAACCATCGAAGGACTAGTGGTGGATCATAGCTCGCGATCTTGTTTCTAATACATATTATTATCAATTTGCTTGATGTTGtatgatcttttaaattttacgCATTCTCTGAATTTTAAGTTGTTCCCAAATAGTTACCATGACTACGAAATTAAGTTAAAGTTGAATTCTAATAACTTACATAGTTAAAGTATATACTCGATTAATTTATATTGGAAAAGCAAATACGAATATTCAAGTTGCCGAAATCATCTCAACCTAGCCTAGAATGATGGACAGAGCGACCAGGCAAGTTTCCAATGGCCAAACAAAACCATTTTGTGCCACGAGTCAGGTCACTCCACACATTAAGATCCAACTAATTAAGTATAACATTGTACTTGAGACAACTTAGGTTAACCAGATAACCGAGTCAACTAAACCAAAAGGCAATTCACCTCCATTTCCCCAAATAGACCAATCGAGCAAGTGGTTCACACATCAATACACATCTATCTAAGATCAGCTAACCAACGTCAAGCTAGACAATGAAATTAGCATCAAGATAGATTAACGTTGACGATAAGGAAATGATCTTAGAACAGTTTCAAAGCAGAGTGGATTTACTTGATAAAATGAGTCTAATTGGGGTTGTGGCATCGATGACTTCCTCTGGGAATGGTTTGAACATTCTACATACAGTTGCAAGCCAATGGCTGCATAACCTATTCATCGCTCTCAACTGTCCCATCCTTGAGATGAAAATGTTTCTCTCTCTTCTGGAACTCGGTCAAACCTTTCCCGCTACCAGTCACACCAACCTTTCCGTGAGGATCATCAGGAGACTTGAAAATACTCTCCCGTTTTCTTCCAGAGAAGAAACCAATCTGTAAGCAACGCCAAGAAAACAATTCATGCAAGCATTAAGAACaacaaaagtaaattcaatataAAGATGATTTGACCATACAATTAAAATGAGAACATGTCAGTGGAGAATTTTAACTTGCAATGGAACTTCTAACCTCAGCCAATTCAAGCTGCTCTCTCTCTCTAGTCTCTCCCCTCCCCcacgctctttttttttttccttctttataTAAAAGAGCTAACCTAGTAATATGAACAAAAACTAACATCCTCAAAAgcattgatgattttttttcttttttggtagcAAACATTTAGGTTATTGGGTTTGCAATTGAAGGGACAACTTTCTAGTTTCTAGCGAACATTTATGATATTGCTATTAGGTTTAGTTTGCTAGAGTAAAACAATGCATAGGACAAGAGTTTGTCATATCAAGCAGGCTAATCTTATCCAATTAACCATATTAGTAATGTCAGCTCCGCGGTTCATTTTttatcaacaacaataaaaatattgattATATTCCTTATATGAAAGCTATCAATATAGGCACAAGAATACAACACCATCTAAAGccatgaaataataataataataataataataataataacaacaactaaGATACAAATTAACAAAATTGAGTAGTACCTTCTTTGCCTTTCCTTTGGTTGACTGAAACTGCTGCCAAGCATTTTGGCGCTTATTTTGTGTGACTTCAAGTTGCTCCATCCGCATCTTTGACTTAAAGGCATGTATTTTCTTGCGTTTGGAAGCTTTCTGTTATATTTAAGTCAGCATTCAGCAAAGGCATAATCAAAAGCACTCTAGCTAATTGAGCAGACAAACTTAGATAAAATAACATGACTTCAGAGACACTCCAAAGTGTCTTTGTCATCCAGAAAATAATTATCAGAAGTGGCAGAGAGAGCAAGAGACAAACTCAAGACTATCTAGACAGCAAAAGCGGTTTAGTCAAACACTCCCATTAATACTGGCAACAAGCATTCTATGTATAGAAACTAATAAATTTTATAGATAAGGGGGAAACATTAGGAAATGATAACCTTATTTAATAACTCACCACATCCTCAGGGTCATCCGGTTCTATACGAAGCTTTGCCGGTAAACTTCGTGACTGGACATCGATAGTTGCCGCCTGTGCAATTTTCCGTTTGATAGCCTGCTTTGTAGCTTCAGCAACTCGCTCAGCTTCTAACAAAGCATCGACAGTACCCTCTTGAATTGGCCTTATATTCGCAGGATCCACCTGCACAGAAGCAACTGCCATCAACACAAGATACCTAGCTTGAGAATGAATAAGCTGAAAACAATATTTTAGAATGTAATTATAAAGGGCAAATAGAAAAGGAATCTCTATAAACAAGAATACAGTTAGTGAAATCTAATATTGGGATCATTTATGTAACAAAGTACTTTAGAAACACACCTCTTCTTTGTTTCCCCAGTTGTCATAGGAAACAAAATAACCATTTGGTGTATATGCCTCTATTGTTGCATCATACCTGGCcaattattttacaaaatattaataaaaataaaaaaaatagataaatgaaATGGAAAGTAAAATGCATATAAATAAATGGACAAACAGAAAGAAATTAATTGCTGAATATACCATTCCCCGTCTTCACTCCAAACAGCCTGAACTTTACTGCCAATAGGATATTTATCTTGATGATCATAACTGATCTCCCGCTCCTAAGAGTGAAATAACAAAAGCAGTTAATTATAATCATGAGAAAAATATTGCAtttaaataatttcaatcatttgaAATGAGCACTTGCTCATATAATCTAAATTCACCAAGGGGCTGTTAAGTACAGCTGTGAAAGCAAAGTAGCTTAAgctttaaagacaatatacaataTGCTACACCATTCAGATTCACAGTTTCACTGACAGTCAGGATAGCAAATAAGACATACCACTTCATTATCCTTAGGTTTTGACAAAGTAGAAGGTGCACTAGCATTTGGACCAGCATTTGAACCACATATTTCATTTTGCTTAGCAGTTGCAAGGAGTTCTTCCGTCAAAGCAATCACCTGTGTCACACAATTTTAGGCCACTGTCCAATTCAGTAAACCAAATACTTTTCAGAAATTTGGTGCATCATAAGCcaaattaatgtcaaaattctAACTTAGAATCTCAGTGTGAACATCTCATATCAGGTGAGAGGGGGAAATCATGCTGGACATCACGACACAGAGCACACCTGCAAAGAACCAAGATAGAAGTGATGTGTCTTTTGATGAGGTTCACATTTGCTTTTGGTAGATAGATctaatttccttttgttttttgtttttaaatttcccATGCTCCTCAAGATCTGCAATTTTAACTAAACTATAACATTACTTCACTTTGAAACAGAACACTATCTCACCTTTTTAAACTAACAAAGGAGGACAAATCTGAACAAAGGCCACTAGAGTTTCATtggttgaaaacttaaaaaaaaaatgagatgcAAAGAAAGCTTAGCTGTCCATACATCCGTCTCTCGTGCCTTTATGGCAGCTAGGTAAGAAGGTAGAGATCTGCTTTCTTAAGAAACAATCATTTATTAATTCAGATTTTTTCCCCCTAAAGGAGGATGAGCAATAAGAATATCAGGTCGACACAATATCTTCAGATGAATCAATGATTCAATGAATaacaagggaaaaaaaaaaggaagaggggggggggggtagAGGAGGGAATGCACAGCTCACAGATATGAAAAGACAGAAGTAAAACATATGATAAAGCCATACCTCATTAAGCTCCCTTTCCATGTCCACATACTCAGAATTTCCAGGCTCATCTTTTAAAAGTTGTCTAACCTGATCCACAAATGAAGGAgaaaagcttataaacaagttgATTCTCATATCAGGGAATGCTGAGATTTAATGAGGGAACAAACTATGTTCATGACATTGATACTGTAAGGGGCAATAATGGCAGTCATAAACTACTTTCCTTTGAAAGGCAATGAAAGTAATAATGTCTTTTTCTTGACAGGAATACAAGTGATAATTTTACATAGATACAAAAACCACATAGGGcatattcaaaaataagaaaaaatattttctcaataGGCAGGGTCAACTGCATAGATAAAATGATGTCATCATATCCTATTGTAGACGAGCCATTTTCTAGAACCCAAGATTTTAACTATAATTTTCCTTGGTCTACCTCTACTTCAAGGTTCCAACTATTGAGAATTTGCGATGCCCTCCATTGAATATACTATTCTTTATTGAGTCCGAGACTTTTACAAGTCTCGTTTGCATATAACCAAACATATAGATAAATTTATGTAGCCTCATATTTGAAGTTGCGTATCCAAGTGGAAACAAGCAGCAATGAAATaccattcattatttttttttttaagaaaacaaataataataatggaattTTGGAAGTTGAGTCAGAAACTGTACTTGGTGCTGTTATAGCAGCTGAGCTGAAAAGAGCAGAAGAATTGGGTTTACCGGCACATGCAGAAGAATTGGGCATATTATTGCATACGAAATCCAAAAGAAACCCCTCTTATTGGATAGTGAAAAATTAATTCACACGCGAATATGCAAAATTGATTGTTACAGTAACGACAAAAGGCTAGGTCATCGTAGTGTTTAGGTATTAATCGGAATTGAAGCGAGAAAGTAAAAATGATGGAAAGAACAAATTGGTAAGAGAAAAACCCTAAGTTGGTTTGGGGTTGGAGGGTGGAGCAGTTACCTGGTGGAGTTGATCCTTGTAGGTGGAAAGATTGGAGGCTAACTCCTCTATGCTTACTTCCTCACCGCCTTGCATCGCGCTCTGTTTCTCTGCCACTACCACTTTCTTGAGTTTCTTCCGACTCCAACAATCACCGCACCCAGGAACGGAACAattaatcaattcacaaataccAATCTAACGACTAAACCctctattttttttgttctgGTCTTGAAATCCAAACCCACTTATATTGGGCTTTTATCAGCCCAACTCGAATCATGACTAGCCTTCTCCCACTATCTATACGGGCACATACAGGGTGTCCgctcatgacaaaaaaaaaaagtgctaTCGAATAATAATTAGCTCACTGGTCCGCTTaaataaatattgggaatttgaatTCTGCATTGTGCATGACAACGAATTTATCTTTAATCTGTCaagttaaaa is a window from the Arachis hypogaea cultivar Tifrunner chromosome 1, arahy.Tifrunner.gnm2.J5K5, whole genome shotgun sequence genome containing:
- the LOC112706925 gene encoding uncharacterized protein — its product is MQGGEEVSIEELASNLSTYKDQLHQVRQLLKDEPGNSEYVDMERELNEVIALTEELLATAKQNEICGSNAGPNASAPSTLSKPKDNEVEREISYDHQDKYPIGSKVQAVWSEDGEWYDATIEAYTPNGYFVSYDNWGNKEEVDPANIRPIQEGTVDALLEAERVAEATKQAIKRKIAQAATIDVQSRSLPAKLRIEPDDPEDVKASKRKKIHAFKSKMRMEQLEVTQNKRQNAWQQFQSTKGKAKKIGFFSGRKRESIFKSPDDPHGKVGVTGSGKGLTEFQKREKHFHLKDGTVESDE
- the LOC112706912 gene encoding probable diphthine methyl ester synthase, whose protein sequence is MLYIIGLGLGDERDITMRGLEAVKSCEKVYMEAYTSLLSFGLDSHGLSNLEKLYGKSITLADREMVEEKAHHILEEARHSHVAFLVVGDPFGATTHTDLVVRAKKMGIHVQIVHNASVLNAIGICGLQLYRYGQTVSIPFFTDSWRPDSFYEKIHSNRTMGLHTLCLLDIRVKEPTLESLARGRKTYEPPRYMTINTAIEQLLEVVQEHQQPAYTEDTQCVGFARLGSDDQTIVAGTMRQLQMVDFGAPLHCLVITGNTHPLEEEMLEFYRCRT